One Danio aesculapii chromosome 22, fDanAes4.1, whole genome shotgun sequence genomic window carries:
- the LOC130216712 gene encoding uncharacterized protein LOC130216712 isoform X2 → MKITQLHICLFMWFEAIESLTNIAVTLGADVNITCDLDIEEIYWYRQKSPDPPVLILRTFDRTVKAAKYENSIITHKYSVKPNSSLFIVNISTDELAVYYCVKTREPFKFNNGTKIYITDPTDKNQTHDAPQQQIKQLRYLIIASVLLNVLLVIAALGLGKSYIQTRTKTSSDNRQICRSESSHATH, encoded by the exons ATGAAGATCACACAGCTCCACATCT GTCTGTTCATGTGGTTTGAAGCCATAGAGAGTCTAACAAACATTGCAGTAACTTTAGGAGCTGATGTGAATATAACCTGTGATCTGGATATAGAGGAGATTTACTGGTACAGACAGAAATCTCCAGATCCTCCAGTGTTGATCTTACGCACTTTTGATCGCACAGTAAAAGCAGCTAAATATGAAAACAGCATCATCACACACAAATACTCAGTGAAACCTAACAGCAGTCTGTTCATCGTAAACATTAGCACTGATGAATTAGCGGTTTATTATTGTGTCAAAACTAGAGAACCATTCAAATTCAACAACGGCACCAAGATCTACATCACCG ATCCCACAGACAAAAATCAGACACATGATGCTCCACAACAACAGATAAAACAACTAAGATACCTGATCATCGCTTCTGTCCTGCTCAATGTGCTGTTGGTCATTGCAGCATTAg GCTTGGGGAAGAGCTACATTCAGACAAGAACTAAAACGAGTTCGGACAACCGACAAA TATGCAGGAGTGAATCTTCCCACGCCACCCACTGA
- the LOC130216712 gene encoding uncharacterized protein LOC130216712 isoform X1, with the protein MKITQLHICLFMWFEAIESLTNIAVTLGADVNITCDLDIEEIYWYRQKSPDPPVLILRTFDRTVKAAKYENSIITHKYSVKPNSSLFIVNISTDELAVYYCVKTREPFKFNNGTKIYITDPTDKNQTHDAPQQQIKQLRYLIIASVLLNVLLVIAALGLGKSYIQTRTKTSSDNRQSNTAVQYSVDSQYAGVNLPTPPTENRHCEETSLYSLLQPIRPV; encoded by the exons ATGAAGATCACACAGCTCCACATCT GTCTGTTCATGTGGTTTGAAGCCATAGAGAGTCTAACAAACATTGCAGTAACTTTAGGAGCTGATGTGAATATAACCTGTGATCTGGATATAGAGGAGATTTACTGGTACAGACAGAAATCTCCAGATCCTCCAGTGTTGATCTTACGCACTTTTGATCGCACAGTAAAAGCAGCTAAATATGAAAACAGCATCATCACACACAAATACTCAGTGAAACCTAACAGCAGTCTGTTCATCGTAAACATTAGCACTGATGAATTAGCGGTTTATTATTGTGTCAAAACTAGAGAACCATTCAAATTCAACAACGGCACCAAGATCTACATCACCG ATCCCACAGACAAAAATCAGACACATGATGCTCCACAACAACAGATAAAACAACTAAGATACCTGATCATCGCTTCTGTCCTGCTCAATGTGCTGTTGGTCATTGCAGCATTAg GCTTGGGGAAGAGCTACATTCAGACAAGAACTAAAACGAGTTCGGACAACCGACAAAGTAACACTGCAGTACAATACTCAGTTGATTCACAA TATGCAGGAGTGAATCTTCCCACGCCACCCACTGAAAACAGACATTGCGAGGAGACGAGCTTGTACTCTCTTCTACAGCCTATAAGACCTGTATGA
- the LOC130216712 gene encoding uncharacterized protein LOC130216712 isoform X3: MKITQLHICLFMWFEAIESLTNIAVTLGADVNITCDLDIEEIYWYRQKSPDPPVLILRTFDRTVKAAKYENSIITHKYSVKPNSSLFIVNISTDELAVYYCVKTREPFKFNNGTKIYITGLGKSYIQTRTKTSSDNRQSNTAVQYSVDSQYAGVNLPTPPTENRHCEETSLYSLLQPIRPV, encoded by the exons ATGAAGATCACACAGCTCCACATCT GTCTGTTCATGTGGTTTGAAGCCATAGAGAGTCTAACAAACATTGCAGTAACTTTAGGAGCTGATGTGAATATAACCTGTGATCTGGATATAGAGGAGATTTACTGGTACAGACAGAAATCTCCAGATCCTCCAGTGTTGATCTTACGCACTTTTGATCGCACAGTAAAAGCAGCTAAATATGAAAACAGCATCATCACACACAAATACTCAGTGAAACCTAACAGCAGTCTGTTCATCGTAAACATTAGCACTGATGAATTAGCGGTTTATTATTGTGTCAAAACTAGAGAACCATTCAAATTCAACAACGGCACCAAGATCTACATCACCG GCTTGGGGAAGAGCTACATTCAGACAAGAACTAAAACGAGTTCGGACAACCGACAAAGTAACACTGCAGTACAATACTCAGTTGATTCACAA TATGCAGGAGTGAATCTTCCCACGCCACCCACTGAAAACAGACATTGCGAGGAGACGAGCTTGTACTCTCTTCTACAGCCTATAAGACCTGTATGA